In the Deinococcus aerolatus genome, one interval contains:
- a CDS encoding GIY-YIG nuclease family protein, giving the protein MTVYDYVQLHLQLGSLVSESVPHAFDLRRGIPASLPHALNAVYIVESLGGRVAYVGSTRVTTAKRLRQHMRRWKRATRWVRVWVLPVAEHVPEHELRRAEGIVGRSLHPRDNRRLPAV; this is encoded by the coding sequence ATGACCGTCTACGATTACGTTCAGCTTCACCTCCAGCTCGGCTCGCTTGTAAGTGAGAGTGTTCCGCACGCGTTTGACCTGAGGCGCGGAATTCCAGCGTCCCTGCCACACGCTCTGAACGCGGTGTATATCGTGGAGTCGCTCGGTGGGCGCGTCGCGTACGTGGGGTCGACGCGCGTCACGACTGCCAAGAGGTTACGTCAGCACATGCGCCGTTGGAAGCGCGCTACGCGCTGGGTTCGCGTGTGGGTGCTGCCTGTCGCCGAACACGTCCCAGAGCATGAATTGCGAAGAGCGGAAGGAATCGTCGGCCGTAGCCTTCACCCCCGTGACAATCGCCGTCTCCCAGCGGTATAG
- a CDS encoding nitrilase-related carbon-nitrogen hydrolase, whose protein sequence is MSDPSSQPRVFRAIAVQPKWGAEHFVSADAFRSWMRGQLEAARPHLSPDQPNLVVLTELNGLPLVLRGARWALPLKTFERVALALTLARLFRVLPVLLREGVSPIRALQLVGSEANTRLYLHTCRDLAREYGVYLCCGSAPMPRYRLVGGQPRREAGTLTNQTVLLAPDGTLIGVADKVHLTPDEEAGGVDLTPGQLGELRVFPTPVGDLGVAISLDAFRADVIGRLEAQGCTVLLQPDANGAAWTTREGLPPDPSNLRDQPVAWLESSWTATTSGESIRYAVNPMVVGNLLDLSFDGQSAITGRAGDAPTPRSYVMTEPRPGFLALTPWVADGPNETLRTIGRQLAAHSGHARENAYRTDVLQADLRLPACTMPPPPRLPHEAALEVILNGQDQPRRVPLPNLWPVAALGLGLAALLLRRRR, encoded by the coding sequence ATGTCTGATCCCTCCAGTCAGCCGCGCGTGTTCCGCGCCATCGCCGTGCAGCCCAAGTGGGGGGCCGAACACTTCGTCAGCGCCGACGCCTTCCGGAGCTGGATGCGCGGGCAACTGGAGGCGGCCCGGCCCCATCTCTCGCCTGACCAGCCCAATCTGGTGGTCCTGACCGAGCTGAACGGGCTGCCGCTGGTGCTGCGCGGTGCGCGCTGGGCGCTGCCCTTGAAGACCTTTGAGCGGGTGGCGCTGGCGCTGACGCTGGCCCGCCTGTTCCGCGTGCTACCGGTGCTGCTGCGCGAGGGGGTCTCCCCCATCCGCGCCCTGCAACTGGTAGGCAGCGAGGCCAACACCCGGCTGTACCTGCACACCTGCCGCGATCTGGCCCGCGAGTACGGCGTGTATCTGTGCTGCGGCTCCGCGCCCATGCCCCGCTACCGTCTGGTGGGCGGCCAGCCCCGGCGCGAGGCCGGCACGCTGACCAACCAGACCGTGCTGCTGGCCCCGGACGGCACCCTGATCGGCGTGGCCGACAAGGTTCACCTGACCCCCGACGAGGAAGCCGGCGGCGTGGACCTGACACCTGGGCAGCTGGGCGAACTGCGCGTCTTTCCAACACCGGTGGGCGATCTGGGCGTGGCAATCAGCCTGGACGCCTTCCGCGCCGACGTGATCGGACGGCTGGAGGCGCAGGGCTGCACCGTGTTGCTGCAACCCGACGCCAACGGCGCAGCCTGGACGACCAGAGAAGGGCTGCCGCCGGACCCGTCCAACCTGCGTGATCAGCCAGTGGCGTGGCTGGAATCGAGTTGGACCGCCACCACGTCCGGCGAGAGCATCCGTTACGCCGTCAACCCGATGGTGGTGGGCAACCTGCTGGACCTGAGCTTCGACGGACAGAGCGCCATCACCGGCCGCGCCGGGGACGCCCCCACCCCACGCAGCTACGTGATGACTGAACCGCGCCCCGGCTTTCTGGCGCTGACGCCCTGGGTAGCAGACGGTCCGAACGAGACGCTGCGGACCATCGGCCGTCAACTTGCCGCTCACAGCGGCCACGCCCGTGAGAATGCCTACCGCACGGACGTCCTGCAGGCCGATCTGCGGCTGCCTGCCTGCACCATGCCGCCGCCGCCCCGCCTTCCGCACGAGGCCGCACTGGAGGTCATTCTGAATGGTCAGGACCAGCCGCGCCGTGTCCCGCTCCCTAACCTGTGGCCTGTGGCTGCTCTGGGCCTGGGGCTGGCGGCCTTGTTGCTGAGGCGCAGGCGTTGA
- a CDS encoding 2,3-bisphosphoglycerate-independent phosphoglycerate mutase, which produces MSDLLQTIRGLSKKTESKIVMVVLDGVGGLPLTVNGETELATAKTPNLDALAAGSQLGQLELVGAGITPGSGPGHLSLFGYDPLTYVVGRGALSAVGIGVKLNKGDVAVRGNFATLGAGRIVEDRRAGRPSDEKNAETVTQLKTAIPEIDGVPVEIYTESEHRFVVVFRAQGGEVLGANIGDVDPQDTGVPPLRAEAHDDASVKTAGLVNAFVERAEAALRDDAQVNGVLFRGYSDVPHFPSFDDAYKLNAACIASYPMYKGLASLVGMDVLDVPGEEDALDGKVQVLTEHWTNYDFFFFHVKKTDSTGEDGDFAAKVGKIELFDALLPRILALEPDVLCIVGDHSTPSKLSSHSWHPVPVLIRSEHGRKDLSTRYTEEEAGKGSLGLRRGTDLMPLLMANALKLNKYGA; this is translated from the coding sequence ATGAGCGATTTACTTCAGACGATTCGTGGCCTCTCCAAGAAAACCGAGAGCAAGATCGTGATGGTGGTGCTGGACGGCGTGGGCGGCCTGCCGCTGACGGTCAACGGCGAGACCGAGCTGGCCACGGCAAAGACGCCCAACCTGGACGCGCTGGCTGCCGGGTCCCAGCTGGGTCAGCTGGAACTGGTGGGCGCAGGCATCACCCCCGGCAGCGGCCCCGGCCACCTGAGTCTGTTCGGCTACGATCCGCTGACCTACGTGGTGGGGCGCGGGGCGCTGTCGGCCGTCGGCATTGGCGTCAAGCTGAACAAAGGGGACGTGGCGGTGCGCGGCAATTTCGCCACGCTGGGCGCGGGGCGCATCGTGGAAGACCGGCGTGCGGGCCGCCCCAGCGACGAGAAGAACGCTGAGACCGTGACGCAGCTTAAAACTGCCATTCCTGAGATCGATGGTGTGCCTGTCGAGATCTACACCGAGTCCGAGCACCGCTTCGTGGTGGTGTTCCGCGCCCAGGGGGGCGAGGTGCTGGGCGCGAACATTGGCGACGTGGACCCGCAGGACACCGGCGTGCCGCCGCTCCGGGCCGAGGCCCACGACGACGCCAGCGTCAAGACGGCGGGGCTGGTCAACGCCTTCGTCGAGCGGGCCGAGGCCGCACTCAGGGACGACGCCCAGGTCAACGGCGTGCTGTTCCGGGGCTACAGCGACGTGCCGCACTTCCCCAGCTTCGACGACGCCTACAAGCTCAACGCCGCGTGCATCGCCTCATACCCCATGTACAAGGGACTGGCGAGTCTGGTGGGCATGGATGTGCTGGACGTGCCGGGCGAGGAGGACGCGCTAGACGGCAAGGTGCAGGTGCTGACCGAGCACTGGACCAACTACGATTTCTTCTTCTTCCACGTCAAGAAGACCGACAGCACCGGCGAGGACGGCGATTTCGCGGCCAAGGTGGGCAAGATCGAACTGTTCGACGCGCTGCTGCCCCGGATTCTGGCGCTGGAGCCGGACGTGCTGTGCATCGTGGGTGACCACAGCACGCCCAGCAAGCTGTCCAGCCACTCGTGGCACCCGGTGCCGGTGCTGATCCGCAGCGAGCATGGACGCAAGGATCTGTCCACCCGTTACACCGAGGAGGAGGCCGGGAAGGGCAGTCTCGGCCTGCGCCGCGGCACGGACCTGATGCCGCTGCTGATGGCGAATGCGCTGAAACTGAACAAATACGGTGCCTGA
- a CDS encoding DUF2382 domain-containing protein produces the protein MARLMPLSDITAQHSDVLGNDYYDPTGQTAYGMNGEKIGTIRGALAEPETGKIRYLLVDVGGWFSTKEVVVPVGMSTFQGDEVHFTNLTKEQVGDMREYRMGEEYDTDAQLSDERVLRAAHKDYEVDESQYAARAGFRDDDAMYQTPDKLRLLEERLVVNKDRFVAGSVEVGKRVETHQENVNVDLMREEVVIERHAVSDGQAVEGAVLGEDSRTMHIDLEAERANVSKQAFVTEEVTVGKREVADSQTVTETVGREVLEVNKSGDVRLDAEGRPMTDRTVADDATRDTTRKV, from the coding sequence ATGGCCCGTTTGATGCCCCTGTCCGATATCACTGCCCAGCACTCCGACGTTCTCGGCAACGACTACTACGATCCCACCGGGCAGACCGCCTACGGCATGAACGGCGAGAAGATCGGCACCATTCGCGGCGCCCTGGCCGAGCCTGAGACCGGCAAGATCCGTTACCTGCTGGTAGACGTGGGCGGCTGGTTTTCCACCAAGGAAGTCGTCGTGCCCGTGGGCATGTCCACCTTCCAGGGTGACGAGGTGCATTTCACCAACCTGACCAAAGAGCAGGTCGGCGACATGCGCGAGTACCGCATGGGTGAGGAGTACGACACCGACGCCCAGCTGTCCGACGAGCGGGTGCTGCGCGCCGCCCACAAGGATTACGAGGTTGACGAGAGCCAGTACGCCGCACGGGCTGGCTTCCGCGACGACGACGCCATGTACCAGACCCCCGACAAGCTGCGCCTGCTTGAGGAGCGTCTGGTCGTTAACAAGGACCGTTTCGTGGCGGGCAGCGTGGAGGTCGGCAAGCGCGTCGAGACCCACCAGGAAAACGTGAACGTGGACCTGATGCGCGAGGAAGTGGTGATCGAGCGCCACGCCGTCAGCGACGGGCAGGCCGTGGAGGGCGCGGTGCTGGGCGAGGATTCCAGAACCATGCATATCGATCTGGAAGCCGAGCGGGCCAACGTCAGCAAGCAGGCCTTTGTGACCGAGGAAGTCACCGTTGGCAAGCGTGAGGTGGCCGATTCCCAGACCGTGACCGAGACCGTGGGCCGCGAGGTGCTGGAAGTGAACAAGAGCGGTGACGTACGTCTCGATGCTGAGGGCCGTCCGATGACGGACCGTACGGTGGCCGACGACGCCACGCGCGACACCACCCGCAAGGTCTAA
- a CDS encoding YsnF/AvaK domain-containing protein: protein MGGTTTIELREERLIVEKDREVAGRVSFTRELRHETVQVPVELVTEVLVIEHLADGPAGNEAVILLDGTPLAPGERRELLVYREEAHVEKRVAVHEHVQISKRQVVETRRFEATLGREELVVHPQGDVSVTESAPGDIPR from the coding sequence ATGGGCGGCACCACCACCATCGAATTGAGGGAGGAGCGCCTGATTGTTGAGAAGGATCGGGAGGTGGCGGGCCGTGTGTCGTTTACCCGCGAACTCAGGCACGAGACCGTGCAGGTGCCCGTCGAACTGGTGACGGAAGTGCTGGTGATCGAGCATCTGGCTGACGGCCCGGCAGGCAACGAGGCCGTGATTCTGCTGGACGGCACGCCCCTGGCCCCCGGCGAACGGCGCGAACTGCTGGTGTACCGCGAGGAAGCCCACGTCGAGAAGCGCGTGGCGGTACACGAGCACGTACAGATCAGCAAGCGTCAGGTGGTGGAGACCCGCCGCTTCGAGGCCACCCTGGGCCGTGAGGAACTGGTGGTCCACCCGCAGGGTGACGTGAGTGTGACCGAGAGCGCGCCGGGCGACATCCCCCGCTAG
- a CDS encoding benzoate/H(+) symporter BenE family transporter: MSAPALVSVSRKFWQDTHPSALLAGMIAVIIGWAGPNVLVYSVAQAAGLSDATAMSWLWAHAIFTGLAGIYLSLRTRMPMLSTWSTPGIAFLVTALPGIPFPEAVGAFVTSAVLVFILGTFGPLTRALGAIPPHLAAALNAAILLPFGFRAAQAFGVQPALVGAMIVAYFVIRQVSPRWAVAAVLVVGVAASAGLGLWHPAPIGLALTQPQFVVPAFSLHATINLALPLTLLAFTGQFVPGFGVLKTNGYEPAPGPVLRTCGVASLGAAFVGCHNLTLGALLANIVSGPEAHPDPARRYTAAVWAGGINILFGLFAGTFVHLMGILPAEALAALAGVALLGAVGSSLQGAFQGQPGSLAAPMIILVTLSGITPLGIGAAFWGILAGLAVYAAEQRGVRLARAAPVKG; the protein is encoded by the coding sequence GTGAGCGCCCCTGCCCTGGTTTCAGTTTCTCGCAAGTTCTGGCAGGACACCCACCCCAGCGCCCTCTTGGCCGGGATGATTGCCGTGATCATTGGCTGGGCTGGGCCGAACGTGCTGGTCTACAGCGTGGCGCAGGCGGCGGGGCTCAGCGACGCCACGGCCATGTCATGGCTGTGGGCTCACGCCATCTTCACCGGGCTGGCGGGTATCTATCTCAGCCTGCGGACCCGCATGCCCATGCTGAGCACCTGGTCAACGCCCGGCATCGCGTTTCTGGTCACGGCGTTGCCCGGCATTCCCTTTCCAGAGGCGGTGGGGGCGTTCGTGACCTCCGCCGTGCTGGTCTTTATTCTGGGGACCTTCGGGCCGCTTACACGGGCGCTGGGGGCCATCCCGCCGCACCTGGCCGCCGCGCTGAACGCCGCGATCCTGCTGCCCTTCGGCTTCAGGGCGGCGCAGGCGTTTGGCGTGCAGCCCGCGCTGGTGGGGGCCATGATCGTGGCGTACTTCGTGATCCGGCAGGTTTCGCCGCGCTGGGCGGTGGCCGCCGTGCTGGTGGTGGGGGTGGCCGCCAGTGCGGGCCTGGGCCTGTGGCACCCCGCGCCCATCGGACTGGCGCTGACCCAGCCGCAATTCGTGGTCCCGGCCTTCAGCCTGCATGCCACCATCAATCTGGCGCTGCCGCTGACGCTGCTGGCCTTTACCGGACAGTTCGTGCCGGGTTTCGGCGTCCTCAAGACCAACGGCTACGAGCCTGCGCCGGGGCCGGTGCTGCGAACCTGCGGGGTGGCCAGCCTGGGCGCGGCCTTTGTGGGCTGCCACAACCTGACCCTGGGCGCGCTGCTGGCGAACATCGTCAGCGGCCCCGAGGCGCACCCGGACCCCGCCCGGCGCTACACGGCGGCGGTGTGGGCCGGCGGCATCAACATCCTGTTCGGGCTGTTCGCCGGCACCTTCGTGCACCTGATGGGCATCCTGCCGGCTGAGGCGCTGGCCGCCCTGGCCGGCGTCGCGCTGCTGGGCGCGGTGGGCAGCAGCCTGCAGGGCGCTTTCCAGGGGCAGCCGGGCAGTCTGGCCGCCCCCATGATCATCCTGGTCACCCTGAGCGGCATCACCCCGCTGGGCATCGGGGCGGCCTTCTGGGGCATCCTGGCCGGGCTGGCGGTGTACGCGGCGGAGCAGCGGGGCGTGCGGCTGGCCAGGGCCGCGCCGGTCAAAGGCTGA
- a CDS encoding exodeoxyribonuclease III codes for MTVPPAPQPSPTPLKVSTLNANGIRSALRKGLAEWAGREAPDVLLLQEVRASPMPDALAHLGYHSAWFPAQKAGYSGVAILARQPLEDVRVGMNHDEMDAEGRVLSARIGGVRYVSVYLPSGSSGEARQGFKDRVLGGFQDWTSGLIGEGEPVVIGGDYNIAHQEIDLRNWRSNRGNSGFLPHEREWMTWHLAGGLTDTHRATLGEESEYTWWSNRAGAYANNVGWRIDYLLSAGVTLGGVRVDRAARLSDHAPLSGHLMR; via the coding sequence ATGACGGTTCCCCCTGCCCCACAGCCTTCCCCGACCCCCCTGAAGGTCAGCACCCTGAACGCCAACGGGATTCGCAGCGCCCTGCGCAAAGGGCTGGCCGAATGGGCCGGGCGCGAGGCCCCCGACGTGCTGCTGCTTCAGGAGGTGCGGGCCTCCCCCATGCCCGACGCCCTGGCCCACTTGGGCTACCACAGCGCGTGGTTTCCGGCACAGAAGGCGGGCTACAGCGGCGTGGCGATTCTGGCAAGGCAGCCGCTGGAGGACGTGCGCGTGGGCATGAACCACGATGAGATGGACGCCGAGGGCCGGGTCCTGAGCGCCCGGATCGGCGGCGTGAGATATGTCAGCGTCTACCTGCCCAGCGGCAGCAGCGGCGAGGCCCGGCAGGGCTTCAAGGACCGCGTGCTGGGCGGGTTTCAGGACTGGACATCCGGGCTGATCGGGGAGGGCGAGCCCGTGGTCATCGGCGGCGACTACAACATCGCGCACCAGGAGATTGACCTCAGGAACTGGCGCAGCAACCGGGGCAACAGCGGCTTTCTGCCGCACGAGCGCGAGTGGATGACCTGGCATCTGGCCGGCGGCCTGACCGACACCCACCGCGCCACCCTGGGCGAGGAGAGTGAGTACACCTGGTGGAGCAACCGCGCCGGGGCCTACGCCAACAACGTCGGCTGGCGCATCGACTACCTGCTGTCGGCGGGCGTGACGCTGGGCGGCGTGCGGGTAGACCGCGCGGCGCGGCTGAGCGACCACGCGCCCCTGAGCGGACACCTGATGCGCTGA
- a CDS encoding PQQ-dependent sugar dehydrogenase, with the protein MSSPSQRRAALIGGLLTLTLASCAVVQQPDTSRPNVGLTLPAGFQAELYAQGLGKPRLMALAPNGDLFVADAGKEPGTGRVLALPDRDRNGRLDAAQTYLDGLDRPNSLAFHGGFLYVANTDGVIRLPYTNGDLKPGAAPEKIIDLPAGGQHHSRTIVFGPDDRLYVAMGSTCNVCEESDPRRAAVWVYDADGKNGRPFASGLRNAVGLEWLGDTLYATANGRDMAGNDIPPESFFRVIDGKNYGWPYCYPLEAGAPQVWDRAFGKKTPAVCEAAQPAFATTTAHAAPLGMAFYTGTAFPAQYRGQMFVALHGSWNRPQKSGYSVITVDPRTGVTGEFMTGFLGALGLSTTGRPADVQVAPDGALFVTDDGNGVMYRVTYTQP; encoded by the coding sequence ATGTCCTCTCCCAGCCAACGACGCGCGGCCCTGATCGGCGGGCTGCTGACCCTGACTCTTGCCTCCTGCGCTGTGGTCCAGCAGCCCGATACCAGCAGGCCCAACGTCGGGCTGACCCTGCCGGCGGGGTTCCAGGCCGAGCTGTACGCCCAGGGCCTGGGCAAGCCGCGCCTGATGGCCCTGGCCCCCAACGGGGACCTGTTCGTGGCCGATGCGGGCAAGGAGCCCGGCACGGGCCGGGTGCTCGCGCTGCCGGACCGGGACAGAAACGGGCGGCTGGACGCGGCGCAGACCTACCTGGATGGTCTGGACCGCCCCAACAGTCTGGCCTTTCACGGCGGCTTTCTGTACGTCGCCAACACCGACGGCGTGATTCGCCTGCCCTACACGAACGGTGACCTGAAGCCGGGGGCGGCCCCCGAGAAGATCATTGACCTGCCTGCCGGGGGACAGCACCACTCGCGCACCATCGTCTTCGGGCCGGACGACCGGCTGTACGTGGCGATGGGCAGCACCTGCAACGTCTGCGAGGAAAGTGATCCCCGGCGGGCCGCCGTGTGGGTCTACGACGCCGACGGCAAGAACGGGCGCCCCTTCGCCAGCGGGCTGCGCAACGCGGTGGGACTGGAGTGGCTCGGGGACACGCTGTACGCCACCGCCAACGGGCGCGACATGGCCGGCAACGACATCCCGCCCGAATCCTTTTTCCGTGTGATAGACGGCAAGAATTACGGCTGGCCGTACTGCTACCCGCTGGAGGCCGGTGCCCCACAGGTCTGGGACAGGGCCTTTGGCAAAAAGACCCCGGCGGTCTGCGAGGCCGCGCAGCCGGCTTTTGCCACCACCACCGCCCATGCCGCGCCGCTGGGCATGGCGTTCTACACCGGCACCGCCTTTCCCGCCCAGTATCGCGGGCAGATGTTCGTGGCCCTGCACGGCTCCTGGAACCGTCCACAGAAAAGCGGGTACAGCGTGATTACCGTCGATCCCAGGACAGGCGTGACGGGGGAGTTCATGACCGGCTTTCTGGGCGCCCTGGGCCTGTCCACCACGGGCCGTCCCGCCGACGTTCAGGTGGCCCCGGACGGCGCATTGTTCGTGACCGACGACGGCAACGGCGTGATGTACCGGGTGACCTACACCCAGCCCTGA
- a CDS encoding DUF2254 domain-containing protein gives MKRTRLRLRQTTQEFWFIPAVMTALALILAEAGISTEEAYGVPDGLSFVYSGGETGSRNLLSAIAGSSIGVAGTVFSITIAALSYAAGSMGPRLLDNFTRDRGNQLTLGTFIATFAFSLYTLRAVTGSQDQPFVPHYNVTFALVLAIASVAMLVYYLAHVTGSINITHVANLLRNDMRDSLMSATQKEDPNRDLAVAPPPAFWQGGEVLHAPSGGYLQLLDHDLLLGRADEANVALLLHVRPGDYVFPNSVIAVGVPRLPDGVMDALTLGDRRTVGQDLEYSVRQLAEVAARALSPGVNDPVTAIDVIDRFGDALCSLQDRRWPDGVYYQDHQLRLVVPVTDFDGLTNTMFNMIRQYGKGSPSVMLRMLEVFRTTASCLKDDERRAAIRRHARLVYEDALANTANSGDRADIEKRYRELLDTLANGQDAEVKAAAQHAVQQAQGNRVR, from the coding sequence GTGAAACGCACCCGCCTGCGCCTGCGCCAGACCACCCAGGAATTCTGGTTCATTCCGGCCGTCATGACCGCGCTGGCCCTGATCCTGGCCGAGGCGGGCATCAGCACCGAGGAGGCTTACGGCGTCCCGGACGGTCTGAGTTTCGTGTACAGCGGCGGCGAGACCGGGTCGCGCAACCTGCTGTCGGCCATCGCGGGCAGCAGTATCGGCGTGGCAGGCACGGTCTTCTCCATCACCATCGCCGCGCTGTCCTACGCCGCCGGGTCCATGGGCCCGCGCCTGCTGGACAACTTCACGCGGGACCGGGGCAACCAGCTCACGCTGGGCACCTTCATCGCCACCTTCGCCTTTTCGCTGTACACCCTGCGCGCGGTGACCGGCAGCCAGGATCAGCCCTTCGTGCCGCACTACAACGTGACCTTCGCACTGGTGCTGGCGATTGCCAGCGTCGCCATGCTGGTGTATTACCTGGCGCACGTGACCGGCTCGATCAACATCACCCACGTCGCCAACCTGCTGCGCAACGACATGCGCGACTCACTGATGAGCGCCACCCAGAAGGAAGATCCCAACCGTGACCTGGCGGTGGCCCCACCGCCCGCGTTCTGGCAGGGCGGCGAGGTGCTGCACGCCCCCAGCGGCGGCTACCTGCAACTGCTGGACCACGACCTGCTGCTGGGGCGTGCCGACGAGGCCAACGTGGCCCTGTTGCTGCACGTCCGGCCCGGCGATTACGTGTTTCCCAACTCGGTGATCGCGGTGGGCGTGCCCCGGTTGCCGGACGGCGTGATGGACGCCCTGACGCTGGGGGACCGCCGCACCGTGGGGCAGGATCTTGAATACAGCGTGCGCCAGCTGGCCGAGGTGGCCGCCCGCGCGCTGAGCCCCGGCGTGAACGATCCGGTGACGGCCATCGACGTGATCGACCGCTTCGGCGACGCGCTGTGCAGCCTGCAGGACCGCCGCTGGCCCGACGGCGTGTATTACCAGGACCACCAGTTGCGGCTGGTGGTGCCGGTCACTGATTTTGACGGCCTGACCAACACCATGTTCAACATGATCCGCCAGTACGGCAAGGGCAGCCCCAGCGTGATGTTGCGGATGCTGGAGGTTTTCAGGACCACTGCTTCGTGCTTAAAAGACGACGAGCGCCGCGCCGCGATTCGCCGCCACGCCCGCCTGGTGTACGAGGACGCCCTGGCCAACACCGCGAACTCGGGAGACCGGGCCGACATTGAGAAGCGTTACCGCGAACTGCTGGACACCCTGGCCAACGGTCAGGACGCCGAGGTCAAGGCGGCGGCCCAGCACGCAGTTCAGCAGGCGCAGGGCAATCGGGTCAGGTGA
- a CDS encoding mechanosensitive ion channel family protein yields the protein MNLELSAVWTRMQNLLQTFVVTIPNILIGLLVFLVFMGLARLARNAVTSLSQRAGQSKGIALVFSRIVSWLVLAVGVLVALTVIFPTLTAASLFGALGVSGVAIGFAFKDIFQNLLAGILILVTRPFRIGDQIVSGEHEGVVEDIQVRATLLRTYDNRRVVIPNSELYTNRVTVNTAYPQRRLSVTVGIGYGDDIAAARALILKTLGGLDGLLQDPAPSVLVRELGDFSVNLDVRFWIDPPVRREAVEAQDSVLEAIRGALPAAGFDLPFPTQQVLFHDQTEATDGNRAQQREGWPARQDNPESRLELQRKGNREATDAQPRSQVQHP from the coding sequence ATGAATCTCGAATTGAGCGCCGTCTGGACGCGGATGCAGAACCTGCTTCAGACCTTTGTCGTCACCATTCCCAATATTTTGATCGGCCTGCTGGTCTTTCTGGTGTTCATGGGCCTCGCCCGGCTGGCACGCAACGCCGTGACCAGCCTGTCGCAGCGGGCCGGTCAGTCCAAGGGCATTGCCCTGGTGTTCTCACGCATCGTGTCGTGGCTGGTGCTGGCCGTGGGCGTGCTGGTGGCGCTGACGGTAATCTTCCCCACCCTGACTGCCGCCTCGCTGTTCGGGGCGCTGGGGGTCAGCGGAGTGGCCATCGGATTTGCCTTCAAGGACATTTTCCAGAACCTGCTGGCGGGCATCCTGATTCTAGTCACGCGGCCCTTCCGGATTGGCGATCAGATCGTCTCCGGCGAACACGAGGGCGTGGTGGAGGACATTCAGGTGCGTGCCACGCTGCTGCGAACCTACGACAACCGCCGGGTGGTCATTCCCAACTCCGAGCTGTACACCAACCGCGTCACCGTGAACACCGCCTACCCGCAGCGCCGCCTGTCGGTCACGGTGGGCATCGGCTACGGGGACGACATCGCGGCGGCCCGCGCCCTGATCCTGAAGACGCTGGGCGGGCTCGACGGCCTGTTGCAAGACCCCGCCCCCAGCGTGCTGGTCCGCGAACTGGGCGATTTCTCGGTGAATCTGGACGTCCGCTTCTGGATCGACCCGCCGGTGCGCCGGGAGGCGGTGGAGGCCCAGGACAGCGTGCTGGAGGCGATTCGCGGCGCCCTGCCTGCCGCCGGATTTGACCTGCCCTTTCCCACCCAGCAGGTGCTGTTTCATGACCAGACCGAGGCGACGGACGGCAACCGCGCCCAGCAGCGCGAGGGCTGGCCCGCCCGTCAGGACAACCCCGAGTCACGTCTGGAACTTCAGCGCAAAGGCAACCGGGAAGCAACAGACGCTCAGCCCCGGTCCCAGGTCCAGCACCCGTGA
- a CDS encoding DUF421 domain-containing protein, which translates to MELLWNVLINLMTPENGWSVRLVVRIMLSTALLFGYIVVLARTFGARTFATFTSYDFLTNVAAGSLVASAILGKSVVESSLSLLVLVGLQAVVSGLSARSERAQRVFDNGPVVLVERGQIRREAMRRARVSDAILQEELRQAGVNSVEGVAFAVLESGGRISVLQEPDSGRISPAIRPTAKGT; encoded by the coding sequence ATGGAACTGCTGTGGAACGTCCTGATTAACTTGATGACCCCCGAGAACGGCTGGTCCGTGCGGCTGGTGGTGAGGATCATGCTCAGCACCGCGCTGCTGTTCGGGTACATTGTCGTGCTGGCCCGCACCTTCGGGGCGCGGACCTTTGCCACCTTCACCTCCTACGACTTCCTGACCAATGTCGCCGCCGGGTCGCTGGTCGCCAGCGCGATTCTGGGCAAGAGCGTTGTGGAAAGCAGCCTGAGCCTGCTGGTGCTGGTGGGGTTGCAGGCGGTGGTGTCGGGTCTCAGCGCCCGCTCGGAGCGGGCCCAGCGGGTCTTCGACAACGGCCCGGTGGTGCTGGTGGAGCGCGGCCAGATTCGCCGTGAGGCCATGCGCCGCGCCCGCGTCTCGGACGCGATTCTGCAAGAGGAGCTGCGGCAGGCGGGCGTCAACAGCGTGGAGGGCGTGGCTTTCGCGGTGCTGGAATCCGGCGGGCGCATCAGCGTGCTGCAGGAGCCGGACAGCGGACGTATCAGCCCGGCCATCCGGCCAACAGCCAAAGGGACATGA